The proteins below are encoded in one region of Pseudomonas entomophila L48:
- the pqqE gene encoding pyrroloquinoline quinone biosynthesis protein PqqE produces MPNTGSPSPEVPVGLPLWLLAELTYRCPLQCPYCSNPLDFAEQGKELSTAQWFKVMAEAREMGAAQIGFSGGEPLVRQDLAELIGEARRLGYYTNLITSGIGLTEQKIAAFKQAGLDHIQISFQASDEQVNNLLAGSKKAFAQKLEMARAVKAHGYPMVLNFVTHRHNIDKIDRIIELCIALEADFVELATCQFYGWAHLNRLGLLPTRAQLERAERITNEYRAKLKAEGSPCKLIFVTPDYYEERPKACMNGWGSLFLTITPDGTALPCHGARQLPVQFPNVRDHDLRHIWYDSFGFNRFRGYEWMPEPCRSCDEKEKDFGGCRCQAFMLTGDASKADPVCGKSPDHGIILKAREEAEQATLEIEQMTFRNERNSHVIARG; encoded by the coding sequence GTGCCGAACACTGGATCACCCTCGCCTGAGGTGCCGGTCGGCCTGCCTTTGTGGCTGCTGGCCGAGCTCACCTACCGCTGCCCGTTGCAGTGCCCATACTGCTCCAACCCGCTGGATTTCGCCGAGCAGGGCAAGGAGCTGAGCACCGCGCAGTGGTTCAAGGTGATGGCCGAGGCCCGCGAAATGGGTGCCGCGCAGATTGGCTTCTCCGGCGGTGAACCGCTGGTGCGCCAGGACCTCGCCGAGCTGATCGGCGAAGCCCGGCGCCTGGGTTACTACACCAACCTGATCACCTCGGGCATCGGCCTGACCGAGCAGAAGATCGCCGCGTTCAAGCAGGCCGGGCTGGACCATATCCAGATCAGCTTCCAGGCCAGCGACGAACAGGTGAACAACCTGCTGGCCGGGTCGAAGAAGGCCTTCGCGCAGAAGCTGGAAATGGCCCGGGCGGTGAAAGCCCATGGCTACCCGATGGTGCTGAACTTCGTCACCCACCGGCACAATATCGACAAGATCGACCGCATCATCGAGCTGTGCATCGCACTGGAAGCCGACTTCGTCGAGCTCGCCACCTGCCAGTTCTACGGCTGGGCGCACCTCAATCGCCTGGGCCTGCTGCCGACCCGCGCGCAGCTGGAGCGGGCCGAGCGCATCACCAATGAGTACCGCGCCAAGCTCAAGGCAGAGGGTAGCCCCTGCAAGCTGATCTTCGTCACCCCGGACTACTACGAAGAGCGCCCCAAGGCCTGCATGAATGGCTGGGGCAGCCTGTTCCTGACCATTACCCCGGACGGCACGGCACTGCCCTGTCATGGTGCGCGTCAGCTGCCGGTACAGTTTCCGAATGTGCGCGACCACGACCTGCGGCACATCTGGTACGACTCGTTCGGCTTCAACCGCTTCCGTGGCTATGAATGGATGCCCGAGCCATGCCGCTCGTGCGACGAGAAGGAGAAGGACTTCGGCGGCTGCCGCTGTCAGGCCTTCATGCTCACCGGCGACGCCAGCAAGGCCGACCCGGTGTGCGGCAAGTCACCCGACCACGGCATCATCCTCAAGGCACGCGAGGAGGCCGAACAGGCGACACTGGAGATCGAACAGATGACCTTCCGCAACGAGCGCAATTCCCATGTCATCGCCCGCGGCTGA
- the pqqD gene encoding pyrroloquinoline quinone biosynthesis peptide chaperone PqqD codes for MSFDRQQVPAWRPGYRFQYEPAQKGHVLLYPEGMIKLNDSAGLIGGLIDGQRSVAAIIDELQQQFPGVPEVADDIEQFMEVARAEHWITLA; via the coding sequence ATGAGTTTCGACCGTCAACAGGTGCCTGCATGGCGCCCCGGCTACCGCTTCCAGTATGAGCCGGCGCAGAAAGGCCATGTGCTGCTGTACCCCGAAGGCATGATCAAGCTCAACGACAGCGCTGGCCTGATCGGCGGGCTGATCGACGGCCAACGCAGCGTCGCAGCCATCATCGATGAGCTGCAGCAGCAATTCCCCGGTGTGCCCGAAGTCGCCGACGACATCGAGCAGTTCATGGAGGTGGCCCGTGCCGAACACTGGATCACCCTCGCCTGA
- the pqqC gene encoding pyrroloquinoline-quinone synthase PqqC — protein sequence MNDAAPMSPAEFEQALRAKGAFYHIHHPYHVAMYEGRATREQIQGWVANRFYYQVNIPMKDAAILANCPDREVRREWVQRLLDHDGAPGEDGGIEAWLRLGQAVGLDPDQLRSQELVLPGVRFAVDAYVNFARRASWQEAASSSLTELFAPQIHQSRLDSWPQHYPWIDPAGYEYFRTRLGQARRDVEHGLAITLAHYTTREGQARMLEILQFKLDILWSMLDAMSMAYELNRPPYHSVTSERVWHKGIAL from the coding sequence ATGAATGACGCCGCACCGATGTCACCTGCCGAGTTCGAGCAGGCCCTGCGCGCCAAGGGCGCCTTCTACCACATCCACCACCCCTACCACGTGGCGATGTATGAAGGCCGCGCCACCCGCGAGCAGATCCAGGGCTGGGTGGCCAACCGCTTCTACTACCAGGTGAACATCCCCATGAAGGATGCCGCGATCCTGGCCAACTGCCCGGACCGCGAGGTGCGCCGCGAGTGGGTCCAGCGCCTGCTCGACCATGACGGCGCGCCGGGCGAGGACGGCGGCATCGAAGCCTGGCTGCGTCTCGGCCAGGCCGTGGGCCTGGACCCGGACCAACTGCGCAGCCAGGAGCTGGTGCTGCCCGGCGTGCGCTTCGCCGTCGACGCCTACGTCAACTTCGCCCGCCGCGCCAGCTGGCAGGAGGCCGCCAGCAGCTCGCTGACCGAGCTGTTCGCCCCGCAGATCCACCAGTCGCGCCTGGACAGCTGGCCGCAGCACTACCCGTGGATCGACCCGGCCGGCTACGAATACTTCCGCACCCGCCTGGGCCAGGCCCGCCGTGATGTCGAGCATGGCCTGGCGATCACCCTGGCGCACTACACCACCCGCGAGGGCCAGGCGCGCATGCTGGAGATCCTGCAGTTCAAGCTGGATATCCTCTGGAGCATGCTCGATGCCATGAGCATGGCCTACGAATTGAACCGCCCGCCCTATCACAGCGTCACAAGCGAGCGGGTCTGGCACAAGGGAATCGCCTTATGA
- the pqqB gene encoding pyrroloquinoline quinone biosynthesis protein PqqB, whose translation MYIQILGSAAGGGFPQWNCNCVNCKGYRDGTLRASARTQSSIALSDDGEHWILCNASPDIRAQLQAFAPMQPARALRDTGINAIVLLDSQIDHTTGLLSLREGCPHQVWCTDMVHQDLTTGFPLFNMLSHWNGGLVWNRIELEGSFVIEACPNLRFTPFPLRSAAPPYSPHRFDPHPGDNLGLLVEDTRTGGKLFYAPGLGQVDDKLLQMMGGADCLLVDGTLWEDDEMQRRGVGTRTGREMGHLAQNGPGGMLEVLDGFPRQRKVLIHINNTNPILDEDSPERAEVVRRGVEVAFDGMSLKL comes from the coding sequence ATGTACATCCAGATTCTCGGTTCCGCCGCCGGTGGCGGATTCCCCCAGTGGAACTGCAACTGCGTCAACTGCAAGGGTTATCGCGACGGCACCTTGCGCGCCAGCGCGCGCACCCAGTCGTCCATCGCCCTGTCCGACGACGGCGAGCACTGGATCCTGTGCAACGCCTCACCGGACATCCGCGCCCAGTTGCAGGCATTCGCGCCGATGCAACCGGCCCGCGCCCTGCGCGACACTGGCATCAACGCCATCGTCCTGCTCGACAGCCAGATCGACCACACCACCGGCCTGCTCAGCCTGCGCGAAGGCTGCCCGCACCAGGTGTGGTGCACCGACATGGTTCACCAGGATCTGACCACGGGCTTCCCGCTGTTCAACATGCTCAGCCACTGGAACGGTGGCCTCGTGTGGAACCGCATCGAGCTGGAAGGCAGCTTTGTCATCGAGGCCTGCCCGAACCTCAGGTTCACCCCCTTCCCCCTGCGCAGCGCCGCTCCGCCCTACTCGCCGCACCGCTTCGACCCACACCCAGGCGACAACCTCGGGCTGCTGGTGGAAGACACCCGCACCGGCGGCAAACTGTTCTATGCCCCGGGCCTGGGCCAGGTCGACGACAAGCTGCTGCAGATGATGGGCGGCGCCGACTGCCTGCTGGTCGACGGCACCCTGTGGGAGGATGATGAAATGCAACGCCGCGGTGTCGGCACCCGTACCGGCCGCGAGATGGGCCATCTGGCGCAGAACGGGCCGGGTGGCATGCTCGAGGTGCTGGATGGTTTCCCGCGCCAGCGCAAGGTGCTCATCCATATCAACAACACCAACCCGATTCTCGATGAGGACTCCCCCGAACGCGCCGAAGTGGTTCGCCGCGGGGTGGAAGTCGCCTTCGATGGCATGAGCCTCAAGCTGTGA
- the pqqA gene encoding pyrroloquinoline quinone precursor peptide PqqA: MWTKPAYTDLRIGFEVTMYFANR, translated from the coding sequence ATGTGGACCAAACCTGCATACACCGACCTGCGTATCGGCTTCGAAGTGACCATGTACTTCGCCAACCGCTAA
- the pqqF gene encoding pyrroloquinoline quinone biosynthesis protein PqqF: protein MPDTLRHLTLANGLQLTLRHAPRLKRAAAALRVHAGSHDAPAQWPGLAHFLEHLFFLGTARFPLEDGLMRHIQNLGGQVNASTRERTTDFFFEVPPNAMAGALERLCQMLAEPDLGLDRQHREREVIHAEFIAWSRNPEAQHQFALLQSVSPRHPLSGFHAGNRHSLPLQNGAFQRALEQFHQCFYQGGQITLSLAGPQSLDALEQLGRQFGGLFAAGARCERQAPPALLDGPLRLPVASGSRHDLLFAHEGLPPAAEQALDLLLALLNDSRPGGWLAGLRQRGWLQGCRTQVLHAFSGQMLWHIQLQLSSNASPSAAKTLLLGWLDFIRQQAPQQLNNAYSHLQQRREQAGSALDLVRRDSTGWPLQGLDEQGLVALDKLLDALPHQRSGRWRLPPAEALLDASLPVGIAHPPLGLCIDNTLPSTRQFAALYLRWHIPSPLRRRFQAILERALQPLQERAERVSLQFTFSASGECWQLRVAGQPMAVIRCVEEALGLMRAPAAQYWQAPATVQPALIPIRALLKVLPDALLPGEAQAQPSCLLDSPLLDALWQQARWRGLAVGFNDTQLGALGAALAGVMGLPGETLPPAGIQARQWRQVPTQGSEPALLLFCPLPAALQACGRLLAHLLQGPVYQRLRVELQLGYAVFSAFRQVEGHAGLLFGVQSPHASHAQILGHLLTLLNDGVRLDIDARQRLAEQFDESAMPNPEVAEWAWQAHMATQNPDLSEMKRSILSVEQPQLDALLQQLLAAEHGWLCLANAKAPDDQWQATELDCY from the coding sequence ATGCCCGACACCCTCCGCCACCTTACCCTCGCCAACGGCCTGCAACTGACCCTGCGCCACGCCCCGCGCCTCAAGCGTGCGGCCGCGGCACTGCGCGTGCACGCCGGCAGCCATGACGCCCCGGCGCAATGGCCTGGCCTGGCCCACTTCCTCGAACACCTGTTCTTCCTCGGTACGGCGCGCTTTCCACTGGAAGACGGGCTGATGCGTCATATCCAGAACCTGGGCGGGCAAGTCAACGCCAGTACTCGCGAACGCACCACCGACTTCTTCTTCGAAGTGCCGCCCAATGCCATGGCCGGTGCCCTCGAGCGCCTGTGCCAGATGCTAGCCGAGCCCGACCTCGGCCTGGACCGCCAGCACCGCGAGCGCGAGGTGATCCATGCCGAGTTCATCGCCTGGTCGCGCAACCCCGAAGCCCAGCACCAGTTCGCCCTGCTCCAGTCAGTGTCGCCGCGCCACCCCCTCAGTGGTTTCCACGCCGGCAACCGACACAGCCTGCCGTTGCAGAACGGCGCCTTCCAACGAGCACTCGAACAGTTTCACCAGTGTTTCTATCAGGGCGGGCAGATCACCCTGAGCCTGGCCGGGCCACAATCACTGGACGCGCTGGAGCAACTCGGCCGGCAATTCGGCGGGCTGTTTGCGGCGGGCGCTCGATGCGAGCGGCAAGCGCCACCGGCCTTGCTCGACGGGCCCCTGCGGCTGCCCGTGGCCAGCGGATCACGCCACGACCTGCTGTTCGCCCATGAGGGCCTGCCGCCTGCTGCGGAGCAGGCGCTGGATCTGCTGCTGGCCCTGCTGAATGACAGTCGCCCCGGTGGCTGGCTGGCCGGGCTGCGTCAACGCGGTTGGCTGCAAGGGTGCCGAACACAGGTGTTGCATGCCTTCTCGGGGCAGATGCTTTGGCATATCCAGCTGCAGCTGTCCTCCAACGCTTCCCCAAGCGCCGCAAAGACGCTTCTGCTTGGCTGGCTGGACTTCATCCGGCAGCAGGCGCCGCAACAGCTGAACAATGCCTACAGCCACCTGCAGCAACGCCGCGAACAGGCTGGAAGTGCCCTCGACCTTGTCCGACGCGATAGCACCGGCTGGCCACTCCAAGGGCTCGACGAACAAGGCCTGGTGGCGCTCGACAAACTCCTGGACGCCCTGCCACACCAGCGTTCGGGCCGCTGGCGGCTGCCGCCCGCAGAAGCACTGCTGGATGCTTCGCTGCCAGTGGGCATCGCCCATCCGCCCCTTGGCCTGTGCATCGACAACACCCTGCCATCCACGCGACAGTTCGCCGCCTTGTACCTGCGCTGGCACATCCCCTCACCCTTGCGCCGACGCTTTCAGGCCATCCTTGAGCGTGCCCTGCAACCGCTACAGGAGCGCGCCGAGCGGGTCTCGTTGCAATTCACGTTCAGCGCCAGCGGCGAGTGCTGGCAGTTGCGTGTCGCCGGACAACCCATGGCAGTGATCCGGTGCGTCGAGGAAGCCCTCGGACTCATGCGAGCCCCGGCCGCACAGTACTGGCAGGCGCCAGCAACCGTGCAACCGGCATTGATCCCAATACGCGCTCTGCTCAAAGTGCTCCCGGATGCGTTGCTGCCAGGTGAGGCGCAAGCACAGCCATCTTGCCTCCTCGATTCCCCACTGCTCGACGCACTCTGGCAACAGGCCCGCTGGCGCGGCCTGGCGGTAGGTTTCAACGATACGCAGCTCGGCGCCCTGGGCGCGGCCTTGGCGGGTGTCATGGGGTTGCCCGGCGAAACACTACCTCCAGCAGGCATCCAAGCACGCCAATGGCGCCAGGTCCCCACCCAAGGCAGCGAACCCGCCCTGCTGCTGTTCTGCCCGCTGCCAGCAGCACTGCAAGCCTGTGGCCGCCTGCTTGCACATTTGCTGCAGGGCCCGGTCTACCAGCGCCTGCGGGTCGAGCTGCAATTGGGGTATGCAGTGTTCAGCGCGTTTCGCCAGGTCGAGGGCCACGCCGGTCTGCTGTTCGGCGTGCAATCACCGCACGCCAGCCACGCGCAGATTCTCGGGCACCTGCTCACGCTGTTGAACGATGGCGTGCGTCTCGACATCGACGCCCGCCAACGGCTTGCCGAGCAATTCGACGAGTCCGCCATGCCGAACCCGGAAGTCGCCGAATGGGCCTGGCAAGCACATATGGCGACACAAAATCCGGATCTATCCGAAATGAAGCGGTCTATTCTCTCTGTCGAGCAGCCGCAACTGGATGCCTTGTTACAGCAGTTGCTTGCCGCCGAACACGGTTGGCTGTGCCTGGCCAATGCCAAAGCGCCGGACGACCAGTGGCAGGCAACAGAATTGGATTGTTACTGA